A window of the Arcobacter sp. F155 genome harbors these coding sequences:
- a CDS encoding aldo/keto reductase, protein MEYRYIGRSGLRVTPICLGTMTFGSTTTKEEAFKIMDKAYDRGINFLDTAELYPVPPKAETAGITEEIVGEWLKTKPRESVILATKVAGAASGWFVPPIRHGLTAIDSFHIKRAVEKSLKKLQTDYIDLYQMHWPDTVVPVEESMKAFDELVKEGKVRYVGTSNDTAYGLTKANEVSKYEKLARFESIQNNFSLLNPRFHDELANVCRRENISLLPYSPIGGGVLSGKYNGGFYPEDSRFGIYMKNKSKRVQAMANRFVNDKTLEATSRYMKLADEYGVSPVTLAVAYSMHFDFVASTIIGARVLSQLDDSFAAFDFKIDNELMGKIEEIQKDILYPMG, encoded by the coding sequence ATGGAATATAGATATATAGGAAGAAGTGGTTTAAGAGTTACACCAATTTGTTTAGGAACTATGACTTTTGGTTCTACTACAACAAAAGAAGAAGCTTTTAAAATTATGGATAAAGCATATGATAGAGGAATAAATTTTTTAGATACAGCTGAACTTTATCCAGTACCACCAAAAGCAGAGACAGCAGGTATTACAGAAGAGATAGTAGGGGAGTGGTTAAAAACAAAACCTAGAGAATCAGTTATTTTAGCTACAAAAGTAGCTGGAGCTGCATCAGGATGGTTTGTGCCACCTATTAGACATGGTCTAACTGCTATTGATTCATTTCATATTAAAAGAGCAGTTGAAAAAAGTCTTAAAAAGCTTCAAACAGATTATATAGACCTTTATCAAATGCATTGGCCTGATACTGTTGTACCAGTTGAAGAGAGTATGAAAGCTTTTGATGAGCTTGTAAAGGAAGGAAAAGTAAGATACGTAGGAACTTCAAATGATACAGCTTATGGTTTAACAAAAGCAAATGAAGTTTCAAAATATGAAAAACTAGCTAGATTTGAATCTATTCAAAATAACTTTTCACTTTTAAATCCAAGATTTCATGATGAACTAGCAAATGTTTGTAGAAGAGAAAATATCTCACTACTTCCATATTCACCAATTGGGGGAGGTGTTTTAAGTGGTAAATACAATGGAGGTTTCTATCCAGAAGACTCAAGATTTGGTATTTACATGAAAAACAAAAGCAAAAGAGTACAAGCTATGGCAAATAGATTTGTAAATGATAAAACATTAGAAGCTACAAGTAGATATATGAAGCTTGCAGATGAGTATGGAGTTTCTCCTGTAACACTAGCAGTTGCTTATTCTATGCACTTTGATTTTGTTGCATCAACTATTATTGGAGCAAGAGTATTATCTCAGCTTGATGATTCATTTGCTGCCTTTGATTTTAAAATTGACAATGAGTTAATGGGGAAAATTGAAGAGATACAAAAAGATATTTTATATCCAATGGGATAG
- the feoB gene encoding ferrous iron transport protein B has translation MNNIKVALAGQPNCGKSTIFNLVSGIEQHIANYPGVTVDKKVGYFKYDNHKIEMVDLPGTYSFSSYSLEERVAKDFILDESPDVIVNVIDASNIKRNLYLTFQLLEIGIPVVVVLNMMDVAKRRDIEIDSKKISQMLNCPVVEASGAKGLGGKDIMKNIVATAKNKNSYQEFKINYDELEHHINSLEEKISKIALIQNKRWLAIKILESDSTIIQRVKKYEPSIEEFAKKEEDIFHERYDKDAVSFLASYRYDSADIIYHKALKEKNKDKQTLTQKVDKIILNRFLAIPILLFFMFMVYQISIVWGYKLTDYTWPILAAFKNIVIDILPQANFTDVPMITDFGIWMVNSANALMNYLPIFFILFALIAIMEDVGYMPRMAFILDRVFKKFGLHGQSTLPLVLGGAMVGGCAVPGVMSTKGIADDRARMATIFSVPYMNCLAKVPFYTLILGAFFKPDMAIMMFFISTITLFIAMIVAKLITSTILKTRETAPFLMELPPYHIPTFKGVIIRASQRVWVYIKKVVTIVLAVAVILFAMLQFPGLSDESKIKFEDKSSKALSFFDTKVKASIYYEEFDTKEEVSALLNYYDEYRTKRMTATSKDAAKRVDERFLLKNKTFYKYIKPKRDKEARKINKELRKLSSKRKAILRQIKNEKVENSILGMTGRAMEPVTQYAGFDWKINVAFLSSFAARESAVATLGSLYENNKADNMRAEEAMALNSGYTPLHATAIIIFMLLTPPCIATMIVVKMQTNSYKWMMFAIFFPIGLGIVLSSLVFTLGNIFSWSGFEAMTYFYVSVVLLTIAIALFPQKNINWNGGIKLKNKKEL, from the coding sequence ATGAATAATATAAAAGTTGCCCTAGCAGGACAACCAAATTGTGGAAAATCTACTATTTTTAACCTTGTTAGTGGGATAGAACAACACATTGCAAATTACCCTGGAGTAACTGTTGATAAAAAGGTGGGTTACTTTAAATATGATAACCACAAAATAGAGATGGTAGACTTACCAGGAACTTACTCTTTTAGCTCTTATTCTTTAGAAGAAAGAGTTGCAAAAGACTTCATACTTGATGAAAGCCCTGATGTTATTGTAAACGTAATAGATGCTTCAAATATAAAAAGAAATCTTTATCTTACTTTCCAACTACTTGAAATAGGTATTCCTGTAGTAGTTGTTTTAAATATGATGGATGTTGCAAAAAGAAGAGATATAGAAATAGACTCAAAAAAGATATCTCAAATGCTAAACTGTCCAGTTGTAGAAGCAAGTGGAGCAAAAGGTCTTGGTGGCAAAGATATTATGAAAAACATTGTTGCTACAGCAAAAAATAAAAACAGCTACCAAGAGTTTAAAATCAACTATGATGAGTTAGAACACCATATAAATAGTCTTGAAGAAAAAATCTCTAAAATAGCTTTAATACAAAACAAAAGATGGCTAGCAATAAAGATTTTAGAAAGTGACTCTACTATTATTCAAAGAGTAAAAAAGTATGAGCCAAGTATTGAAGAGTTTGCAAAAAAGGAAGAAGATATTTTCCATGAAAGATATGATAAAGATGCAGTCTCTTTTTTAGCCTCATATAGATATGACTCTGCAGATATTATTTACCACAAAGCACTAAAAGAGAAAAACAAAGATAAACAAACTCTTACTCAAAAAGTAGATAAAATTATTTTAAATAGATTTCTAGCAATCCCTATTTTACTATTTTTTATGTTTATGGTTTACCAAATCTCTATTGTATGGGGATATAAACTTACAGATTATACGTGGCCTATTTTAGCTGCATTTAAAAACATAGTAATAGATATACTTCCACAAGCTAACTTTACAGATGTACCTATGATTACAGATTTTGGTATTTGGATGGTAAATAGTGCAAATGCCCTAATGAACTATCTTCCTATATTTTTTATTCTTTTTGCTTTAATTGCTATTATGGAAGATGTTGGATATATGCCTCGTATGGCTTTTATCCTAGATAGAGTCTTTAAAAAGTTTGGTTTACATGGACAATCAACTCTTCCACTTGTTTTAGGTGGGGCTATGGTTGGTGGTTGTGCTGTTCCTGGGGTAATGTCAACAAAAGGTATTGCCGATGATAGAGCAAGAATGGCAACTATCTTTTCTGTACCCTACATGAACTGCTTAGCAAAGGTTCCTTTCTATACTCTTATTTTAGGAGCATTTTTCAAACCAGATATGGCTATTATGATGTTTTTTATCTCTACTATTACCTTATTTATAGCTATGATTGTCGCAAAACTAATTACAAGTACTATTTTAAAGACAAGGGAAACAGCACCATTTTTAATGGAGTTACCTCCTTATCATATCCCTACTTTCAAAGGAGTGATAATAAGAGCTTCTCAAAGGGTTTGGGTATATATTAAAAAAGTTGTAACTATTGTTTTAGCAGTTGCGGTTATACTTTTTGCAATGCTTCAATTCCCTGGTTTAAGTGATGAGTCAAAAATAAAATTTGAAGATAAATCAAGCAAGGCTTTAAGCTTTTTTGATACAAAAGTTAAAGCTTCTATTTATTATGAAGAGTTTGATACTAAAGAAGAAGTATCTGCTTTACTAAACTATTATGATGAATATAGAACAAAAAGAATGACAGCCACTTCAAAAGATGCAGCTAAAAGAGTTGATGAAAGATTTTTACTTAAGAACAAAACTTTTTATAAATATATAAAACCAAAAAGAGATAAAGAAGCTAGAAAAATAAACAAAGAGCTTAGAAAACTATCAAGTAAAAGAAAAGCTATTTTAAGACAAATAAAAAATGAAAAAGTAGAAAACTCTATTCTTGGTATGACTGGACGAGCTATGGAACCTGTTACTCAATATGCAGGTTTTGACTGGAAGATAAATGTTGCTTTTTTAAGTTCATTTGCTGCAAGAGAGAGTGCTGTTGCAACTCTTGGGTCTTTATATGAAAACAATAAAGCTGACAATATGAGAGCAGAAGAAGCTATGGCTTTAAATAGTGGATACACACCTTTACATGCTACGGCTATTATTATCTTTATGCTTTTAACACCACCTTGTATTGCAACAATGATTGTAGTTAAGATGCAAACAAACAGTTACAAGTGGATGATGTTTGCAATTTTCTTTCCTATTGGTCTAGGAATTGTTTTATCATCATTGGTATTTACTTTAGGGAATATCTTCTCTTGGAGTGGTTTTGAGGCTATGACATACTTCTATGTAAGTGTTGTTTTATTAACTATTGCTATTGCCCTATTTCCTCAAAAAAACATCAACTGGAATGGTGGAATTAAATTAAAAAATAAAAAGGAGTTATAA
- a CDS encoding FeoA domain-containing protein, whose protein sequence is MNLEKNTLAILKKGQKAKIKKLNAKGKLLHKLLDMGFVSNAQIEVIREAPLFDPMQLKLHNYNLTIRRSEASLIEIEEHS, encoded by the coding sequence ATGAATTTAGAAAAAAACACTTTAGCTATTTTAAAAAAAGGTCAAAAAGCAAAGATAAAAAAACTTAATGCAAAAGGAAAACTTCTACATAAACTTTTAGATATGGGTTTTGTATCAAATGCTCAAATTGAAGTTATAAGAGAAGCTCCCCTTTTTGACCCAATGCAATTAAAACTACATAACTATAATCTTACTATTAGAAGAAGTGAAGCAAGTCTTATAGAAATAGAGGAACATTCATAA
- a CDS encoding FeoB-associated Cys-rich membrane protein yields MENAFIIIIALLAAFYLYKKIFKNNGCNCGTKGCGTKKDTEN; encoded by the coding sequence ATGGAAAATGCATTTATTATTATAATCGCTCTACTTGCAGCATTTTATTTATACAAAAAAATATTTAAAAACAACGGTTGCAACTGTGGTACAAAAGGTTGTGGCACAAAAAAAGATACAGAAAACTAA